One window from the genome of Nicotiana sylvestris chromosome 9, ASM39365v2, whole genome shotgun sequence encodes:
- the LOC138877406 gene encoding uncharacterized protein — protein MDVRGAIQLLTQIVANQAQRQGTSDVHETGSSRSREFLNMKPPIFTGSKKDKDPQNFIDEVQKIFRVMHATDTEAAELAAYQLKDVANTWYETWEESRGEDADLATWKEFANAFLEHFLPIEVLEAKTLEFERLRQNDMSVNEYYLKFVSLAKYAPKMVRDMRARVRRFVLGLSDDLFADANIAAQNNDMTITKMVAFVQGNEDRLKEEERLQREKEREFSKRAKSAGNFNHGGSQAGGNRQFFKKSKLGPAPSSSSAPVHFLRNCPSGKQNNGGNAAQSTNSVAHHNSQAQQGRGAAKSNSAGGGRNRLYQLADCQDTEARGDVVTSMLTIFTFDVYALIDPGSTLSYVTPYIAKKFGIELEKLCEPFEVSTPVGESVIAR, from the exons ATGGATGTCAGGGGAGCTATCCAGTTGCTCACCCAGATTGTTGCTAATCAGGCTCAAAGGCAGGGAACAAGTGATGTTCATGAGACGGGTAGTTCCAGGTCTAGGGAATTCCTCAACATGAAACCTCCCATCTTCACAGGGTCCAAAAAGGATAAGGATCCGCAAAACTTCATTGATGAGGTTCAGAAGATATTTCGAGTGATGCATGCTACAGACACTGAGGCAGCAGAGCTTGCTGCGTACCAGCTGAAGGATGTTGCCAACACTTGGTATGAAACATGGGAAGAGTCCCGAGGGGAGGATGCAGATCTTGCGACTTGGAAGGAGTTTGCAAATGCGTTCCTTGAGCACTTTCTACCCATTGAGGTCTTGGAAGCTAAGACTTTGGAGTTTGAGAGACTCAGACAGAATGATATGAGTGTGAATGAGTACTACCTCAAGTTCGTCTCTCTAGCCAAGTATGCTCCGAAAATGGTACGTGATATGAGGGCCAGAGTTAGGCGGTTTGTGTTGGGGCTTTCAGATGATTTGTTTGCTGATGCTAATATAGCTGCTCAGAATAATGACATGACCATCACTAAGATGGTTGCCTTTGTTCAAGGGAACGAAGACAGGTTGAAGGAAGAAGAGCGGCTACAGAGAGAGAAGGAGAGGGAATTCAGCAAAAGAGCTAAGTCTGCAGGAAATTTCAACCATGGGGGATCTCAAGCAGGAGGCAATCGCCAGTTTTTCAAGAAATCAAAATTAGGACCTGCTCCATCTTCATCTAGTGCACCG GTACACTTCTTGAGGAATTGTCCATCGGGAAAGCAGAACAATGGAGGCAATGCAGCTCAGTCCACTAATTCAGTAGCCCATCATAACTCTCAAGCCCAACAAGGGCGCGGTGCAGCAAAGTCTAATAGTGCAGGCGGTGGTCGAAACCGCTTGTATCAACTGGCAGACTGTCAGGATACAGAGGCTCGTGGGGATGTTGTCACAAGTATGCTAACAATATTCACTTTTGATGTCTATGCTCTTATAGATCCGGGATCCACCCTATCTTATGTAACCCCATATATTGCAAAGAAATTTGGGATAGAACTAGAAAAGTTGTGTGAACCCTTTGAAGTGTCCACTCCAGTTGGAGAATCAGTTATAGCAAGGTGA